Genomic DNA from Chaetodon auriga isolate fChaAug3 chromosome 18, fChaAug3.hap1, whole genome shotgun sequence:
tgctttgagCTGGAAAAGCATCATCACCCATCGTTTCTCCTCATAATTAGAAGTTGAATCAATGCATCAGTTCGCCTTAATCAATTTAATCGTTCCATTCTTTTGCCTGTTTCTTAAACATCAGTTTTGCTGACGCTGCAGCTCAATGACCGAGATCTACctctgtttttaatattttaattccTAAAAACCGGAAAAGCGTTTTATGGACTCCTGTCTTCAAGGGATTATTAATATTAAGTCAGTTTTATTAATCGAAAACTGAGAAGTGAACGTGACAGTTCCACTGGTGTGTTTCAGATTGAGCACCTTTAAAGTCTTAAACTGACAGTGTCACCTGTCCTCGCGCTGAGCGGATGCTGCGTGATTTAACTCAGCGAAACGTCGCGTTCCTCTccgtgtttgttgttttgttttcctcggcctgtttgtttattgttcCAGCCAACCTGTCGTCGCTGTAGCCGCTGATgctcagcagcttcctgtctttgttgaGCGTGAATCGCTCGCGGACATGCGGGTGCTGAACTCCGCACCTGCGTCACGCGGCGTTCCACTCCACGGGTCACAGCGAGCCCGCGGgacactttctctccctctccttctctcgaGCTCCCCGTTTTctttccctccgtctctctttctcattagctttctttctctgtctctctctccctccactttTTTCTCTCGCGCTCTCCCGTCATTAGCACACTGGCGGTGGATCCCCACCGCAGAAGCGGGCCCGCGAGGCACGATTCTATTCCCCCTGCGCGCGCGCGAGAGCGAGAGAAGCCTCACTGGCCGGAAAATACAGCCAATTATTTCCCTGGAATAAGATGGTATCcatcatggtgtgtgtgtgtgtgtgtgtgtgtgtgtgtgtgtgtgtgtttcagagactTTGCATTATAGAGACCTCAGACTATTTTAAACCTTACAAACCTTGtaaagtatttttattattattattttattattttgtatttattatcatTGAAATGTTAATCTTGGACTATTTCATGCTTTCAGTTtatatacaaaaacaaaatataagcCTATTTAAAGGACAATTTAGCTTTTTGTAACTGAAAACTTTGACTTAAAACATGGAtaaaagtgttatttttgtgaTGATGTGATGGTAAACAAGCCATAACAGCATCAGACGTGACTCCACTCCGTGTATTAACTCTTTAATAAGTGTGAGCACAGCCccaattttgtgttttcatttttttggggggagtgttaccttttttatttacattcGAAGCAAAGATTGCGCCTCTCAGTGTCACGATTTCCAGCAGCTTCCACATATTTTCCTCCCTGCAGGAAGATGGAGGGCGAGATTATTCCCTCCCATCTCCTTCGCTGCAGCCTGAGCAGGCTGAGGGTTAAGTTGCTTTAGAAAGAGAGGCTGAAATACTAATTCTTAGCTTCATTGTTCCACGACGTCATAATGATCAGAAATTTACAGCaaataatttaaatgagttCAAACGAAAAGCTGAAATTAAATGTAATGGTTTAATGTTGTCATCTTCCCATTAGTTCCATCTCAAAGAGTCTATTTTTCCACTGGTACCTGCACCAGTCAGACATTTATTGTGTGCTTGTGATGAACAGACTCAAGTTGTTAAAACACGAAGTAATTTTGCTTAAATCAGAATGATTAGCGGAGAAGCTCGGCCTGTGAACCGGAGCCATCGCACTGAACATCATCACAAGTTTATCCAGCTCCAGTTTCAGTCCTTCAGGAAGTTGCCTTTTCTTTTGAACCCCCGACTCTTTCACTCGCAGCTgttcatgaatatttcatgaaatACGTAAAGGTAAATGGCCTGACATCAGCCAATGAATGTGGTGTTTTTTAGTGGACTGAACTGACTCTGACCCACGACCCTGAGTGGGACTCCACAGTGGAGGAGGTCCCTGGAGAAAAGGCGCAGGCTGCACACCTCGCATAATAAAACACATGGTTTATTATCAATGTGATAGAAATGAAATCACTGGACAATTAGAAGCATGTCTACCCATCATCAGCACCATGACAACAGCTCTAtaagaacagaaaaacactggatGAGTCCTGCCCCCCCGCCGGCTCACAAAGGTCGAATCACAGATAAATAGGCCTACTCCAAAATAGCTGGTGCACCTATTTACACAACCATCCATTTaaattaatataaataaatatttacacacataaaTTAACACCCTCCCTCCTCGCACTTGTGTTAAAGAACCAGACAAACCTGTTTCACAGACAGAatgctcatcacacacacacacacacacacacacacgcacgcacgcacacacacacgcaatgtTGCTTGTTGGCTGCTCACAGCGTCTCAGTCTCACAGGATGCAGGCAGGGGGAGCGAAATGGATGTAACACAGTAACCACCATGTCCTCAGGGGAATGAAAAGAACGTAACACAGATGAAAAatccctctgtgctctctgacaCTGGCCCACGGGTGTCTTCCTCTGCCTTATTCTCTCCACCaagccttcctcctcctcctcctcctcctcctcctcctccacctcagccCTGTGTGTGGCAGGTCAGTGGCAGTGGTGTAAAGCTAGAAGTAACGGTGTAACGCCTCCGTCTGGGTGTCTGCCTCCCGTTCGGCCGTCCCGTCATCGCTCCCCTTCTTCCGGCGCTTCATTTCCgctgcttctcctctttgtcGCCGCCCTTGTTGCCGTCCCCGTGCCGGTTGTTGGGAGGGTTGTTGAGAAACATCTTGTCGAGTCCTTTGAGAGCCTCGGTGAGGTAGTTCTGGAGGGTGGTGAGAGCGGCGCAGATGGCGGGCGAGCCGAAGCCGTGCGTGATGAAGGAGAAGTGGGAGAGGCAGCTCTGGATGCCGGGCTCCAGGATGGGGCTGGGCCTGGAGTTGCCCAGGGGAGTCCTGTCCTGGGCCAGCAGGTCTGTGAACTCCTtacacagctgtctgcaggGGGAAAGACAGCAAGACGTCATCTTAGGGTTTCCCCAAAACAGCTGACAGTGGACATTTGGTGCAGGATTCAGTATCTGACATTTTAGTGGTGATCAATGGCctcctcagtgtttctcttGAAATTAGTGGAAGGTCTGGTACAGAATTGTCACCACAGGACATCAAACCTCTCAGTGATCTATAACTACAACTACCTCAGCTGCACCTGCTAATGCAACAAAACCGTGCACACGTGTGTGAAGTCTGACCAAAACATCTCATGGCGACGTTGCAGGATCAGTCGCCGATGCACAATTAGAACTAAAATGCCTATGAATACTGACCGTGTGGAGAAAACAGTACAACATGTGCAACCCCAGCTGAAAACCCCATGAAACGCACCCAAATCAGCCACAGCCAACATAGTGCTGAGAGGCCTCTGTGGTGAAACAGCGTGAAGGGATGACAGCGAGGGTGTTTGCAGCACTGGACGCAGATGTTCCTGCAGTGCTTCCTGAAACTGGActtattcattaaaaaaagccTTCCAGAGCAGAGAAACATGTTCTGATTTCACGTGGTGCTTTAACTGCgctgagagaaaacaagcacattAACTTTAAGCTgcgtttcagtgtttctcttatTTTTGGAATTTTTTCGTATCCTGTGGAAAAACAACtcaacactgaaacatgttCGCAAATCCCTCTCGACTAACTCTGCACTTTCTGAACGCAGCACAGCGCACGCAGAAATCCGGCTGCAGCGGTTTAACGGATCAAATAGCGAAAGAGGTGATTCACCCAGAAAAGTGTTCTTGTCCAGGTGGGaatgagcagaaaacagcatcagCGCCGTCACTGAGACTCAGGAAATTCTTGCAGATGGTTCAGCGTgaccccacccacccatccgAGAGGAGGGGGGGCTGAAGCGAAAGGTGCATCCGTGCTGTGCTAATCATGGTGAGATTTAAGGCTGTTTGGTGAAATTCTCTCGCTGAGTCACATGACTCCTCTGCCTGGACCATTCCTAAAACTAAGTGCTCCAAATCGGGATGtctgcagcagaacaggaacgtttcactctgctgtcctgcAATTTTGCTCCAAAGTGCTGCTTGAAATGTATATAAAACCTATTAAAAAACAGTTAAATGCATCAAATTTTGatgcaaaataagaaaaaactaccccccccccccctctttgTATGACATAATCTATCCCACAGGGAAACTTTCCTCCTggtatttttctatttttaactCTTCTACCTGATGTTTTAGCACACTTTCCTCTGTTTGcctcttgtgtttcctcttcaggaaaacaaagaaCTTAATGCAATCAGCTGCTACAGTAAACCTTTACCCGCACAGAGTGAGTTTTCCAGTTGAAAGTTTAGAAAGTATTGAATTCCCAACATCGTCTTCTGGCTGAACTGTAGTCtggcacttttgtttttttggtgaaaCTTGGTGCAGAATGTCTGACGCTAATTGTTCATCGTTGAATCGCTTTAGGTGAGTGGAACTTTTTGTGCTCTGTTGGACACCTTCTCAACCTCAAACACCTCCTCAAGTGATGTAATACCATTTATGTTTGACAAATTATCTGcaagagtgagaaaaacagtggaaaaaaaaaaaaagaaaatgcaccCAGAAATAGCAAGCAAGAGTGTGAGCAATGTACCAAAACAGCAGCTCGTGGAGGCGAAACTAACACCGGAGCAGGAAAGTTTTATGGTCCGAGGCCTCGACATTAAGAGCAGTTTGAGACGAGGTCATCAGACGGATCTTTACTGTAAATTCAAGgcgaaaaaagaaaaaaagaaacttgcAGGTTAAAAGAAAATCCACGTCTTCACCTTGTTCTCCTTGTTAAATTTCAGCAAATCATCCTCTGGTTTTAGGCCCACATTTTATATTCAGGagacctctctctctttctgcctctctcagatttgtacccacacacacacacacacacacacacacacacacacacacacacacacccacattcaGCGGCCTAAGGGCAGAGCTCCAGCAAATGAGTGACAGGCTGTGCAGGCCGAGCCCAGCTGGGGTTAGGGGAGTAGAGAGGAGAAGCCGCCACCCGGGGCTACACTCAAGGCTCTCGCTGTTGTTTTCTGACGACTTGAAACACTTCACTGCTAAATAATGAATTTCTAACAGGCAGCACCGACACACAGTGTTGGAACAGGTTTGAGTCTGAGCATCAAACATCCACCACCGACACACAGTACATACTGAGTATGTTGGgatgcacgcaaacacacacaggcagatggTTTATGCGGTGCAGGCCAGCAGACAGCACTGTTTATGCAAGCTAAAAATACAATCTTCCTGAAGGGATCTTTGGGAGATGGTTTACAGCTCCGCTCGCAACCTTTGCGTCTACAGAGGAGCCACGTTCGGGGGATGAGTGGACGTAGAACAGGGCTGCTCATTAAAAGGCAGAAGGCTTTTTCTTCATTGTAAAAAATCCCAAATTTATAAGCCCGAATCACCTGTGCTAAAGAAATCTGTGTCGCCGGAAGTAATCAGAAGATCCTGGATTCAATTCCACGGCTTAACGGCCATAAAAATGGATTCATGTGAGCAACTTTACGAGGAGGGCCGGTAAAATGAATCGCCTCTAAGAGCAGCAGCGGAGGTCAGACAAACATTAGCCGCCTCAGAGCTCGTATTTTAGAGCGTGTGTGTGCCGCACGGGCCACATTAAAGTGTCCGGCCTCGAAATTTCCTCTGCGCTCGAGCTAAAGGTGACTGTGTGCGGTGAGCGGCTTGGACAGAGCGAAGGGGGCTGAGTTGCACCTGTCACGtcttatatttaaaaaaaaaactaacagGTGAGCATTAACGCCTCGCTGCTTTCGTTTAGTCGTCGTGTGATTTTaattttctgctcatttctgaATTGAATTTAACCGCCCTTATTTTTCAGTgaggcgttttttttttttttttttttcaatcagcCATTTCATTACAGGTTAGATCCATACTGAGTTCGATGCGTTTCATTAAGAAAATCTCACTCGCCTTCACAAATGTTAATGCCATGTTCGCCATGAGGAAATGGACTGGCTGTGATATAGAGTGAAgcacagaggagatgagaggtTTGCACCCTCAGGGGCTCTTAAAGAGGGGCCACGGAGGCCCCGGGAAAATGAGTCTAATTTCACCATAATTTCATTCAACTGAAATGTACCTACTTACAGAAGAACGCCCTATttttatatatctgtgtgtgtgtgtgtgtgtgtgtgtgtgtaactaaTTCAAATCAACAGCAACCAAAAGCTGCTTGAACAGCACCTGAACTACACACCCTGTCAAACGGGGCCATAAATGACAGTTTCCGGACATTTGAAAAGGAGGAGATCTCCTGTTTCAGTACTGATCTGCAGATATCTTCACACTGacaccactttttttttatgtgtctctgcttgcttttctttcccaAACGCTTCCAGACCTCAGCGTTTTAAGTGTCGTGTGTGCATCACGGCCCCGATCTTTGCACTCCTTCATCTTCATGATTCAACAACAGCTATTCACGGGCTGTAATCTCATTACCGGCGCTATCTCCCTATATGCTACACTGCAGACATGTATTCTATATTCTATGATGCTCTATAAAGACGAGGAGGGAACAGAATCTAATCAAACGCTCCATCAAACTCACTTTGTCGCCAGCAGCATGTTTTTCCTCGTGTGCAGCTCGTTGGGGTCCGCGTGCTGCCGGTTGAGGTACTCGCTCACAGCTTTGGTGGGAAACTCCGTCTCGCAGATGTAACCGAAATCCCGGGCCAGGTGGACTGCTTCACCTGCAGGGGGGGAGGTGTGGGTGCATAGTGGATGTAGATGGaatataaataaacaacaagCGAGAGTGAACGGAAATATTTGACAGGAAAAAATTCAGTTCTACAGCTTCTGCTTCTCCACAGCCCAAAAATACCTCCGTGCACGCTCGAACACgtttctccttctgtttttattaattaCTAATTAACGTGCCGTGATCAGATATTTCCTGGTTGGCTCAGGATATACAGAAAATTGTTAAAAATGAGATGCTTTTTGCACTTGTTTCCCTCTgctgtaacacaaacacaacagaaagtgATAAAATTCCCATTATTTTATTGGGAAAATTAATAATACGAGCCAGTTATCTTGTTTTCATGATTATTAAAACAGAGAGCTATTTTATTATCCTTTCTACACTCACATGTGTAAATGTAGTGTGAGGGAAGTCAAACCTTtgattattatttgttttaagTAGCTTCATGACTTTCTGAGCAAATGAGCAAATTCTGGGTTTGAAACcacatttcaaaaacaaataaatgtgctTATACATGAGCTGTTTGCAGGATAATGTGGCCTTCACTGAAACGAGCAGATTAATGGGGGATTGCACAGTGGGCTGTATGTGTGGGAAACGAGGCCAGTGAGGAAAATACACAAGTTGTTGTGAagtcaaaatgtttgcatgtgacCGGAGAGGCCCTGAAGTGCAGCCTTCAATCAATTAATgcataatttcatttcatttcataaccCCGACCCACATGTctcctcatttattttcctgacattttataaatacAGGGTCGTTGTCATTTGTCAAGCCTGCAAGGTCACGACCTCTGCAGTCCtatatttttggatattttttagCTATGTTGAGACTATTTGCCATAATTTGTACGTCAAATTGTGGTGAACAGAGTCTAAAACTCAACTAAAACGGTTGGTTTCTGCTGTAAGTGGTCACGATTTCCCCACAGAGGCTGAATAAAGAGTATGTTTTTGCAGTTAAAAGCAGTGAATGAATCACCTTCTACCAGAGATGTTAGTAATGTGACATTGGCAGCTTTGCGTCTTCCAGCAGGTAAATTGAGTCCAATCTTCTCCAGCTTTTCTCGCAGACACTTCCCACCGTTTTTGGACTTTGCTCTgtggaaacaaaagaaacttTACAGTCATGTGAAATTGCATATTGAATGAAGTGTATATAGGGCACAGATATTCTGTAATAATTTTAgcatatcaaaaaaaaaatcctctgcaGAGCGTTATATTAATAAGTGACCAATCTTCCTGCAGAAACTTGATTAAACAGCATAGCTTGTGCTCCACTTTGTCTCCAGAGAGTTTGCCAGCGTTAAGCAGAATCTGGCTGGTGAatggcacagaaacacaggccCTCAGACGCTTAATTAATAGATGTCCCTGCATATTTAACGAGCCACAAGCTTTCACAGAGTACCTCCTGAACACACAGCGTCAACATGCTCTGAGGCTGCAGCCCTACCTTCTCAACACGCCCCCCAACAGGGAGGCGTTGAGGCACTCGGGCGGGGACAGTCTCCTCTGCACCTCCCCTACGGTCACTTTGTACttggaggtggagctgagcaGCGACAGGCGGCCCGGTACCGAGCAGAACACCTCGTTTATGTTGACGGTCACCCCGCCGATCAGCCCGTCCTTCCCGAGCATCAGAGAGCCCATGTTCTTGGGTGGCATGGGGActggaagaggaggtgagaggcCATGTGAGCGGTTCTCTTTAACAAGGTGTTAAAACACGACACAAGTTTGAAGCCCTTACAGCTCTCCCCTCTGTCAAACTTCGTTCAGTGTGTGAGATCAGCGCGCGCAGAGGGCGGCCCTGGCCTAATGAGGCGCCCACGCGCCGGGCATTTGCTGTTATTTAATGTCGCGCGACATTCTCATTACAATATTATCGATTGTTGATTGGCTCGCGCTCTCAAATCGCATTAACCAcctccccgttttttttttttttcttattttccacGGCCGGTTTAACTCCCACCAGCAGCACCGGGTGCTCCTTCATCCCGCGTGTTGATGCTCGCGCTAAtggcgtaaaaaaaaaaaaaaaaaagaaaagaaaagaaaagaaaagaaggagcCAGGCAGCCTCGTGCATGCGCGTGTAGGGGCCAGCGCGAGGGGGGTTTTGATGGCTCCACGGGGGATAATACCGCAGATTAGCTCTAAACGAGCTCACGAGATCTCCGTGAGCGGTGCCATTTATTACATCAGCGGCTTAAATGCCCCGCGGGGAGCTCAGTCACTCAACATCCCGTAACTAAATCACCGCACATCATCAGAGCGGCAGCCTGTCAGCGACACACTGCCTGCCAGTCAATACGCCGGGATCCCTAACCCGCGTTCACTCCTCACAAACGAGCACCTTTAACAGCCTCAAACACGGAGAGGAGGTCCTGTTCACATCCGGGTCCTGCAGGCCGAGCCAGAATTTAGCTTTCAGTGTAACTCTACATCCCATAAATCATCATAATTCACAGCACACGTAGGAAAATAAATTATATAACCGGGCAGGGATTAAATGAACCCAGGATAAGGTGGCGGCTCTACTTATTTGGCCCTTTAAGCTACAAGCCCACATCAAAACTCTCAAATTTATGGATTAAATGTGCGCCAAGTTctacatattttatatttgtattaaATCTCACGTTTTGCATTGATGGCCAGCGTTACTCACAGCAcaggcagaggtgtgtgtgtgtgtgtgtgtgtgtgtgtgtatatatatatatatatatatatatatatatatatatatatatatatatatatatatatgtgtgtgtgtgtgtgtgtgtgtgtgcgtgtgcgtgcgtgtgcgtgtaccTTTCTTAATTACTGATTGATCCAGGACGCTCGTTCCGTTGGTGTCCTCAATTGTCTGTTAGAACCGAGATAAATCCAAAATCATTATAGTCTGCTTTATACATGAGGGTCCATGCTGTCATACTGTAATTCAACGAGCACGTGAAGCTTGTGCTCGTGCTGGTTTTTCCCTCGAAATCAATcattcacaaaataaaaataaataattcgTTAATTTCAGGGGAAACGAGACGCATTTAAGTTGTTCGTTTCCACAGAGCAAACAGTTCTGGTTTTATAATCCATCCCGTCTCTTTATTCATCCTGACGTGGCTCATATAGAAGCTATTCTCACAAATTTAAAGCCTCATTCATCAAACTCATTCATCATCCCGTTAGATAAATTCCCCGTTAAGCAGAGCTGGTGCCGCTGCCCTGCTCGTgtgagaaggaaaaacaaagaactgGCTCAAACAAATTTAGATGGGGTTAATAAATGCATGGCGCAAATACGAAAAGCCAGAAATTGGTCTGTTGTGAAGGTTAAAAGGCAAACAATCCAGGATGGTTGTGCCCTGAGGGGAAACGAGGGAAGATGAGATCCTACACAGCTGACAATAAAGTCTGTTTCACCAAGTATTTGGTAGCTTTCTTTGGACATTTTGAAGCTTAGCAGCAACAACgctcacaaaaaaaatctatattataaacaaacaaaaaaaaaacattcaaaacaacagtgtggctataataataataataataataataataataataataataataataataataataataat
This window encodes:
- the tfap2b gene encoding transcription factor AP-2-beta isoform X2; translation: MLVHSYSTADRHDGVSSHSSRLSQLGSVSHAGPYSSAPPLSHAPSSDFQPPYFPPPYQPLAHYQSQDPYSHVSDPYSLNSLHQSQQGAWGARQRQDVTGERMDSSALLAQPRASLPQLSGLDPRRDYGGVRRPDVVLHSAHPGLEPGMGDGLLHGLHGMEDVQTIEDTNGTSVLDQSVIKKVPMPPKNMGSLMLGKDGLIGGVTVNINEVFCSVPGRLSLLSSTSKYKVTVGEVQRRLSPPECLNASLLGGVLRRAKSKNGGKCLREKLEKIGLNLPAGRRKAANVTLLTSLVEGEAVHLARDFGYICETEFPTKAVSEYLNRQHADPNELHTRKNMLLATKQLCKEFTDLLAQDRTPLGNSRPSPILEPGIQSCLSHFSFITHGFGSPAICAALTTLQNYLTEALKGLDKMFLNNPPNNRHGDGNKGGDKEEKQRK
- the tfap2b gene encoding transcription factor AP-2-beta isoform X1 is translated as MLWKLVENVKYEDIYEDRHDGVSSHSSRLSQLGSVSHAGPYSSAPPLSHAPSSDFQPPYFPPPYQPLAHYQSQDPYSHVSDPYSLNSLHQSQQGAWGARQRQDVTGERMDSSALLAQPRASLPQLSGLDPRRDYGGVRRPDVVLHSAHPGLEPGMGDGLLHGLHGMEDVQTIEDTNGTSVLDQSVIKKVPMPPKNMGSLMLGKDGLIGGVTVNINEVFCSVPGRLSLLSSTSKYKVTVGEVQRRLSPPECLNASLLGGVLRRAKSKNGGKCLREKLEKIGLNLPAGRRKAANVTLLTSLVEGEAVHLARDFGYICETEFPTKAVSEYLNRQHADPNELHTRKNMLLATKQLCKEFTDLLAQDRTPLGNSRPSPILEPGIQSCLSHFSFITHGFGSPAICAALTTLQNYLTEALKGLDKMFLNNPPNNRHGDGNKGGDKEEKQRK